From the genome of Candidatus Tectomicrobia bacterium, one region includes:
- a CDS encoding U32 family peptidase yields MRLSVASNYDPRLVEGLAGYPVEEVYGKLPADCLGGGRASYMLGPLSRRRLAEHAAHVRRAGMRFNYLLNAACWDNRETTRRGQRELRGLLDWIVSIGAGAVTVSIPSILALIKRSYPALHTRVSVFACVDSVQKARYWEDAGADCICLDSLQVNREFRALEAIRRHVSCDLQLLVNNSCLQHCSLAHAHMTHLAHASQKGHASGGFLVDWCFLKCTAMKLDDPVNYIRADWIRPEDLGEYERLGYENFKIVERNAPTDLLLARVKAYSERRYEGNLLDLVQPYGHGERWRKGEDTGRARRWRLRHLVRPWKLGLSPALRLKALAEARGFLPGTNGGALSSGETNGGPLHEKNGGPMHSGESNGGAAGAGGRNGDPVYVDNRALDGFIERFRRLGCRDVSCEACGHCREYAGRAVVIDPAFRERCRALYASLFRDMDTGAFFGCAPRRGEHVS; encoded by the coding sequence ATGCGCCTCAGCGTGGCCAGCAACTACGACCCCCGGCTGGTGGAGGGGCTCGCCGGGTACCCGGTGGAGGAGGTGTACGGGAAGCTCCCGGCGGACTGCCTGGGGGGCGGGCGGGCGAGCTACATGCTGGGGCCGCTCTCCCGGCGGCGGCTGGCGGAGCACGCGGCGCACGTGCGGCGGGCGGGGATGCGCTTCAACTACCTCCTGAACGCGGCCTGCTGGGACAACCGGGAGACCACCCGCCGGGGGCAGCGGGAGCTGCGGGGGCTGCTCGACTGGATCGTCTCCATCGGGGCGGGGGCGGTGACGGTCTCCATCCCCTCCATCCTGGCCCTGATCAAGCGGAGCTACCCGGCCCTCCACACGCGGGTGAGCGTGTTCGCGTGCGTGGACAGCGTGCAGAAGGCGCGCTACTGGGAGGACGCGGGGGCGGACTGCATCTGCCTGGACAGCCTCCAGGTGAACCGGGAGTTCCGGGCGCTCGAGGCCATTAGGCGCCACGTCTCCTGCGACCTCCAGCTCCTGGTGAACAACAGCTGCCTCCAGCACTGCTCCCTCGCCCACGCCCACATGACTCACCTGGCGCACGCCTCCCAGAAGGGCCACGCCTCGGGCGGCTTCCTCGTGGACTGGTGCTTCCTAAAGTGCACCGCCATGAAGCTGGACGACCCGGTGAACTACATCCGGGCGGACTGGATCCGGCCCGAGGACCTGGGCGAGTACGAGCGCCTGGGCTACGAGAACTTCAAGATCGTGGAGCGCAACGCCCCGACGGACCTCCTCCTCGCGCGCGTCAAGGCGTACAGCGAGCGCCGCTACGAGGGGAACCTCCTGGACCTGGTGCAGCCCTACGGCCACGGGGAGAGGTGGCGGAAGGGGGAGGACACGGGCCGGGCCCGGCGCTGGCGGCTCCGGCACCTCGTCCGCCCCTGGAAGCTGGGGCTCTCCCCGGCCCTTCGGCTCAAGGCGCTGGCAGAGGCGCGGGGCTTCCTCCCGGGGACGAACGGCGGGGCGCTTTCATCCGGCGAGACGAACGGCGGGCCGCTTCACGAGAAGAACGGCGGGCCGATGCACTCCGGCGAGTCGAACGGCGGGGCGGCGGGTGCCGGCGGGAGAAACGGCGATCCGGTGTATGTGGACAACCGGGCGCTCGACGGCTTCATCGAGCGCTTCCGGAGGCTCGGCTGCCGGGATGTCTCCTGCGAGGCCTGCGGCCACTGCCGGGAATACGCCGGGCGGGCGGTGGTCATCGACCCGGCCTTCCGGGAGCGGTGCCGGGCGCTCTACGCCTCCCTCTTCCGGGACATGGACACGGGCGCCTTCTTCGGGTGCGCCCCGCGGAGGGGTGAGCACGTCTCGTGA
- a CDS encoding DUF1573 domain-containing protein has product MPKKWRIGRIPASLCLLLPLAAACGSGSPSIEVRGSEVNYGKVPVGQYVRHRFAFKNTGDAPLKITNSLPPGNTLQARALEGC; this is encoded by the coding sequence ATGCCGAAGAAATGGCGCATTGGGAGAATCCCGGCTTCCCTGTGTCTCCTCCTGCCGCTCGCGGCCGCCTGCGGCTCGGGCTCCCCGAGCATCGAGGTCCGGGGCTCCGAGGTGAACTACGGGAAGGTGCCCGTCGGGCAGTACGTGCGGCACCGCTTCGCGTTCAAGAACACGGGCGACGCCCCCCTCAAGATCACGAACTCCCTCCCGCCGGGGAACACCCTCCAGGCCAGGGCCCTGGAGGGCTGCTGA
- a CDS encoding VOC family protein: MLKGMHHISIAVDDLERAREFYAGLLGLAEIPRPGLPNPGKWFQAGACQLHLTVRPEEERGRPLPGTGAGETHFAFAAEDLDRVKRYLEGRGVAVQDGINARLGMRQLFFRDPSGNLVEVFCAA; encoded by the coding sequence GTGCTGAAGGGGATGCACCACATCTCGATCGCGGTGGACGACCTGGAGCGGGCCCGGGAGTTCTACGCGGGCCTCCTGGGGCTCGCCGAGATCCCCCGGCCGGGCCTCCCCAACCCGGGCAAGTGGTTTCAGGCGGGCGCCTGCCAGCTCCACCTGACGGTGCGCCCGGAGGAGGAGAGGGGCCGCCCCCTTCCCGGCACTGGGGCGGGGGAGACCCACTTCGCCTTCGCCGCCGAGGACCTGGACCGGGTGAAGCGCTACCTCGAGGGCCGGGGCGTCGCGGTCCAGGACGGGATCAACGCCCGGCTCGGCATGCGCCAGCTCTTCTTCCGCGATCCCTCCGGCAACCTGGTCGAGGTCTTCTGCGCGGCGTAG